The segment CACCGCCTTCGCCGAGGCGAATTATTCGCGCTACGACACGACCATTTTGGTCGAACCGGGCAACGCCTCGCTCAGCATTCCGGTGAACAACGCCTTCATCCCGGCCGATCTGCAGGCGCTGCTCGCCTCGCGCGCTGATCCGAACGCGAACCTCACGCTCGAAAAGCGCTTCTACGAAGCCGGCCCGCGCGTCACCGAACGCCGTCTCGACATGCTTCAGGTCACCGCCGGCCTGCGCGGCAAGCTTTCGGGCCTCGATGGCAGCTGGGAAATCTACGGCTCGCACGGCCGCACCAAGATCGACGAACGCTCGCCGGGTTCGGTGCTCAAGACCTCGCTCGCCTCGCTCATCAACGCGGCCGATGGCGGCCAGAGCATCTGCGCGGGCGGCTACAACCCCTTCGGCGTCAACCCGCTCTCCGCCGAATGCTACGCCTATCTCGTCGCCTCGCCCGAACGCGCGGTCGAGCTGGAACAGGATGTGATCGAAGCGAACCTGCAGGGCCGCCTGTTCGCGCTGCCCGGCGGCGATGCCCGCTTCGCGGTGGGTGCGGCCTATCGCCGCAACAGCTATTCCAGCCAGCCCGATGCGATCCTCTCGGCGGGCAATGTCGTGGGCGTTCCCTTCACCAGCGCCAGCGAAGGCGAAAGCAATGTGAAGGAAGGTTATGTCGAGCTGTTCCTGCCGCTGATCGCGGACAAGCCGTTCATCCACCGTCTCGAAGCCAGCTTCGGCTATCGCTATTCGGATTATAACCTCGCCGGCGGCGTCCACACCTACAAGGCAGAGGGCAACTGGCAGCCGGTCGAATCCTTCCGCATCCGCGGCGGCTATGCCCGTGCGGTCCGCGCGCCTTCGGTCGGTGAGCTTTTCGTCGCGCCCAGCGGCTCGACGCCGGGCCTCGGCCGCGTCACCAACGGGCAGGGCGATCCGTGCCACGGTGCCAACCCGATCCATAGCGGCCCCAACGCCGCCGCGATCCGCGCGCTCTGCGTGGCGCAGGGCGTGCCCGATGCGCTCGTCGACGGCTTCGTCAACCTGCAGGATGACAGCAACGCCACCAGCGTCGGCAATCTGGGTCTGAAGCCCGAAAAGGCCGATACCTTCACCCTCGGCGCCACCTTCAATCCGCGCAGCAGCTCGCCCTGGCTGTCGGGCCTCGCGCTCTCGGTCGATTATTATGACATCCGCCTCAAGGGCGCGATCGGCGTGGTCTCCTCGCTCCAGAGCGTGCAGAAATGCTTCAACCTCGACGGCTCGAACCCGAATTACGCGGCGGACAATTTCTTCTGCGCCAATATCGAGCGTGATCCCACCACCGGCCGGATCGAAAACGTGCTGCAGCCGACGCTCAACCTCGGCGGCTACAAGACGCGCGGCATCGACTTCCAGGTCGACTACCGTCTCGGTCTCGATGCGCTCGGCGCGTCGGATCGGTCGTCGATCGGCCTGAACAGCGTCGTCACCTATCTTGACAGCTTCAAGGTGCAGACGACGCCGGGCGGCAGCTGGGCCGAATATGCCGGCACCGTCGGCGGCACCTCGACCAGTCAGCCGGGTTCGCTGCCCAAGTGGAAGGCGGTCACCACGCTCGATTACCGTGCCGAAAGCTTCACGCTGGGTGGCCGCTGGCGGTTCATCGACAGCATGAAGGCGGCGGCGCGCGCCACCAATCCGGCCAGCACCACGCCGGGCGTGCCGTCCTACAGCCTGTTCGATCTCTTCGGTGAACTGCGCGTCACCCCCGATTACACGCTGCGCGCGGGGATCAACAACCTCGCGAACAAGCAGCCGCTGGTTCTGAACGGTGTCATCGGCACCACCGAAGCCAGCACTTATGACGTCATCGGCCGCAGCTTCTATGTTGCGCTGAGCGCCAAGTTCTGATCGATTTCAAACTGTTAACAGGAGGATTGAAATGAAGTTTCTGTCTCGCGCCGCGCTTGCGCTCGTTGGCGCCGCCGTGCTTGCCCCCGCAGTCATCAGCACCCCGGCACAGGCGCAGGCCATGTCGGGCCGCCAGCTCGAAGATCGCCCCCGGATCAGCGTCAGCTATTACAAGACGCCCCCGGGCAAGCAGGATGAGTGGCTGGCGCTCTACCTCAAATGGCACCGTCCGATCATGGACTATCAGATCAAGAACGGCGCGACCGAAAGCTCGACCATCTATGCCAATTCGGGCCACGCGCTCGCCCCGGCATGGGATTTCATGATCATCAACATCACGCCGGTGAAGGCCAAGAAGCTCGACAAGACGCGGGGTGAGATCATCCAACTGCTCTATCCCGATCTCGACGCCTATACCGCAGGCGAAAAGAAGCGCTGGGAAATGACCGAATCCCACTGGGATCAGAGCGCGATGGAAATCGACCTCACGGCCGAGCATCCGGGCATCTACTACCCGATTCTCCCCAAGAAGAAGTAAGCGCGTTTAACCGCAGCTTAATTCGGCCCCCGTCCTTCCCTAGTGGAAGGGCGGGGGTTTTCGTTGCAAATCCGCCCTTTTCCAGCGAGCCTGCGGAGGCTGCTGCGACGAAAATTGTCAAATGCGCGGTGAGAGGCAGAATCGCGCTTGCATTTTGATAGTTTTGCGGTGAGTATCCTCGTCATAATAATATTTCATAAATATTCGCGAGGAGAGAGGGATGCGCACGCTGAAAGCCATTCGGGATCGATCGGATTGCATCATGGTTGTTGGTTTTGCCACGGCGGTATGGACCGGCCTGATCGGCAGCCTGGTCGGAAAGTTCTGATCCGAACATCCTGAAGCGCCCGTTTCCTACACGGGCCATTCAGCGTAAAACCGAATTGCGCGGGCATCTGGCCCGCGCATTTTCGTTTCAGGGCTTTGTTTTCCAGAAATTCAAAAACGACATTCCAGCGAATGTCATGGCGCATATGTCGCCTTTACGGGGGCTTTCCCGAACCGTGCAGGCGGGGGCTCAGTCCACCCAGTCCAGCCCGATATCGCGGTAAAGGCTGCGGTCTTCTTCCCAGTCGGGGTTCACCTTCACGTGCAGATACAGGTGCACGCGCACGCCCAGCAATTCGCCCAGCTGCGCGCGGGCGCGGCTGCCGATTTCCTTCAGCCGCTGGCCGCCCTTGCCCAGGATGATCGCGCGCTGGCTCGTGCGGCCCACCAGGATCTGCTGGTGGATCTCCACCGAACCGTCCTCGCGTTCCGAATATTTCTCGGTCTCGACCGCGCTGTCATAGGGCAGCTCGGCGTGCAGTTGCAGATAGAGCTGCTCGCGCGTCACTTCGGCGGCCAGCATCCGGTCGGTCGCGTCCGACACCTGGTCCTCGGGGAAGTGCCAGGGGCCCTCGGGCATCGCCATGCCCAGTGCGGTCTTCAGCTCGGGCAGGCCGTCGCCGGTCGCCGCGCTCACCATGAACACCTCGTCGAACGCCACGCGCTCGGTCAGCCGCTGGGCGTGGACCAGAAGCTTGCCCTTGTTGGCGACATCCACCTTGTTGAGGATCAGGATCTTCGGCTCGCGGCGATCCTTCAGCGCCTCGACGATGCTTTCCACCTTGGGGCCAAGCCCGGCCTTGGCATCCACCACCAGCGCGATCAGGTCGGCATCCTGCGTCCCGCCCCAGGCCGCCGCCACCATCGCGCGGTCCAGCCGGCGGCGGGGTTCGAAGATGCCGGGGGTGTCGACCAGCATGATCTGGTTGTCGCCGTCGATCGCCACGCCCATCAGCCGCGTGCGCGTCGTCTGCGCCTTGGGGCTGACGATCGCCACTTTCTGGCCGACCAGCGCATTGACGAGGGTGGACTTGCCCGCATTGGGGGCGCCGACCACGGCAACAAGGCCGCAGCGCTGGAGGGGAAGGCTGTTCATGGTCATAATATCCGTATCGGGGGCGGCAATGTCGAGCCGCCCGTTCTGATGTTTTTGTGGCGCGGGCTCAGCCCAGCTGCTCCAGCAGCGCGCGGGCCGCCGCAGTCTCGGCTTCCTGCTTCGACGTGCCGGTCGCGCTCGCTTCGGCCAGCGTGCCGATCGATACCTTCACGGTAAAGCGCGGCGAATGGTGCGGGCCGGAACGGTCGGTGATCTCATAGACGGGCGGGCGCCGGTTGTTCGCGGCGGCCCATTCCTGCAGCGCCGATTTGGGGTGCTTGGGCGCGGTGTTCTGGGTCTTGACGATCGTCGACCACGCCTTGCGGATAAAGGCGCGCGCGGCATCCTGTCCGGCCTCGATATACAGCGCGCCGATCAGCGCCTCGACAACATCGCCCAGCACATTGTCGCTCTGTGCGGCGCCGTCGTCGCGCGCCTGCTTGCCCAGGCGCATATAGGAAACGATGCCGATCTGGCGGCCGATCTCGGCGCAGGTCTCGCGCGTCACCAGCGCGTTCAGCCGGCGCGAAAGCTTGCCCTCGGGTTCGTCGGGGAACAGCTCGAACAGCCATTCGGCCATCAACAGCCCCAGCACCCTGTCGCCCAGAAATTCGAGGCGCTCATAATTGGGCGCGTCGAGGCTGCCATGCGTCATCGCACGCGTGAACAGCGCGACGTCCTTGGGCTTGTGGCCCAGCGTCCGTTCAATCCAGACGGGGAATTCGGGGGTGCTCAAAACCCTTCTCCAATCCGGCTCCAGCGCGCCGCCGTCACCCAGGTCCAGGGCTTCAGCCAGTCGGCATTGCCGTCGGTCGAAAACACGCTCACCCAGGCCTTGCCGACAAGATTGTCGACCGGAACCATGCCGATCGCGCCATTGTCGGCGGCGGGAAATCGGCTGTCGGCGCTATGGTCGCGGTTGTCGCCCATCAGGAAGATATGGCCTTCGGGCACGGTGAACAGTTGCGTGTCGTCGCCGGCGGTGCGCGGCGTGGTGTCGAGCACGAAATAGCTCTTTCCATTGGGCAGCGTCTCGCGGAAGCGCGGGTAACGGCACATCACCCGGCCGTCCTTCTGCTGCTCGATCGAGGCCGCGGTCAGGCAGTTGCTCGTCGGGGTTTCGGGCAGGACGATATCGTCCATCTTCACCCGCGACACGGGTTTGCCGTTCAGGATCACCTGTCCGTCGCTGATCTCGACGGTGTCGCCCGGCAGGCCGATCACGCGCTTGATATAATCCTGACGCTGATGGGGCGGCGCCTTGAACACCACCACGTCGCCGCGCTCGGGCGTGGAGGGCAGGATGCGGCCGGGGATCAGCGGCACGTCGAACGGCAGGCTGTAGTTCGAATAACCATAGTTCCATTTCGACACGAGCAGATAGTCGCCCACGAGCAGGCGCGGCATCATCGACTCGGACGGAATGTTGAACGGCGCGGCGATAAAGCTGCGGATCACGAACACCAGGATTCCGAGCTTGAGCAAAAAGCCAAGGAAATCCAGCGTTTCCGATTTTTTCTTGGTCGCCGGGCCGGCCATGGGCTCGGCGGAAGCCGGGGTCGTATCGTTCATCGGTGCGCTTTGCGGCGGAAGGCGCGCAAAATCAAGCGCAGCGGCCCGGAATAGGCGATCAGAAGCAATAGGGGGTAAAGCCCGAAAGCCAGATCAGCGCACCCTGATCGCGCCACAGCATCAGGCCGATGGCCAGCAGCGCCGCGACGCCCAGCGCAATGAGCAGGGGGGCGGCGCGCTTCATGCCGGCTGCGCCCGCATCAAGGGCGCATCGCGGATCGGCAGGTGGACCAGCGCGGCAAACAGGCTGAGCACGATCGAGGCACCCCAGGCGAAATTGTAGGAACCGCTCGCATCATAGGCGATGCCCGCCAGCCACGCGCCGAAAAAACTGCCGATCTGGTGGCTCATGAAGACGAGGCCGCCCAGCATCGACAGATGACGCACCCCGAAAATCTGGCCCACCAACCCGTTGGTGAGCGGCACCGTGCCGAGCCATAGAAACCCCATGACCGAGGCAAAGACCATCGCCGATGCGTTGGAGAGCGGTAGCGCCAGGAATATGAGGATCGCCACCGCACGGGCGACGTAGAGCCCGGCCAGCACATGATGCTTGCGAAAATGATCGCCCGACACGCCAAAGGCATAGGATCCGAAGATGTTGAACAGGCCAATGAGCGCCAGCGCGGTCGCGCCGATCATCGTGCCGAGGCCATGGTCGTTGAGATAGGCGGGGAAATGCGTGCCGATAAAGGCCAGCTGGAACCCGCAGACGAAATAGCCGGCGTTCAGCAGCAGATAGCTGCGCTGCCCCAGCGCTTCGCGCAGTGCCTCGCCGGCGCTCTGTTCGGCATGGTCTTGCTCACCGCCTGGATGCCCGGCAATGCCGATGGCAAGCACGGCGCCGATGGCGACCAGCCCGGCGAGCGCAATCAGCGAAATGTGATAGCCGTAATCGGCGAGCATCATCTGCGCGCCCGGAACGACGAGAAACTGACCAAGCGAGCCGCCGGCGGTGACGATCCCAAAGGCCATGGTGCGCTTGTGCATCGGAACGACACGGCCCACCGCGCCCAGCGTCACGGTAAAGGTGCATCCCGCCATCGCAAGACCCACGAGCACGCCAAGCGACAGGTGCATGCCGATCGCGCTGCCCGCATAGGCCGCCGCCGTCAGCCCGGCAGCATAAAGCAGCGCGCCGCCGGCGGCGACACGTCCCGCACCGTGGCGGTCGGCCAGCGCGCCGACAAAGGGCTGCGCCAACCCGAAGACGAGGTTCTGGATCGCGATGGCCAGCCCGAATGACGATCTACCGATATCGAGCGCCATGCTCATCTGCGGCAGGAACAGCCCAAAGGATTGCCGCGCGCCCATGGCCAGCGTCACGATCGTGGCGGCACAAACGATCACGATCCATGCGGACTTCATCGGCCGAAGGGGCGTATGGGCTGGGCGGTTCACTGGTTGATCCTTGATACGCTGTATAGATGCTGGGCCTCAGGCGCGCACGCACATCTGGGGCGGCAACCGGGCTTCGCAGCTGGCGCTTCCTAACAGAATATCGCGCCAATGAAAGGATTGAACGCGAACCACTAGCGCTGAACCGCGGGTGGAGAAAAACAGGATTAAGTTCGTTCCGGAACTGTTCTAGATAGTGCCATCATTCTGCGGAGATCGAGTTACATGACCAGCACCTCATCGGCCTGGGGGCGCCTTCAGGCCGCGCAAAGGTTGCCTTTGTCCGCACTGTTCGCTGCGCATCCCGATCGGTTGAGCCGCTTCACGCTCGACGAAT is part of the Sphingomonas sp. C3-2 genome and harbors:
- a CDS encoding MFS transporter → MNRPAHTPLRPMKSAWIVIVCAATIVTLAMGARQSFGLFLPQMSMALDIGRSSFGLAIAIQNLVFGLAQPFVGALADRHGAGRVAAGGALLYAAGLTAAAYAGSAIGMHLSLGVLVGLAMAGCTFTVTLGAVGRVVPMHKRTMAFGIVTAGGSLGQFLVVPGAQMMLADYGYHISLIALAGLVAIGAVLAIGIAGHPGGEQDHAEQSAGEALREALGQRSYLLLNAGYFVCGFQLAFIGTHFPAYLNDHGLGTMIGATALALIGLFNIFGSYAFGVSGDHFRKHHVLAGLYVARAVAILIFLALPLSNASAMVFASVMGFLWLGTVPLTNGLVGQIFGVRHLSMLGGLVFMSHQIGSFFGAWLAGIAYDASGSYNFAWGASIVLSLFAALVHLPIRDAPLMRAQPA
- a CDS encoding TonB-dependent receptor, encoding MSISLSFVRSAAAAHILARSSVIALAVAAAPAAFAQDSADAAEAPAAADIVVTGSRIARRDFSSDSPITTVGQDAIKNTGQLTLDKSLSQLPQFGLGENSTQTGYNTSGQASVNMRGLGTFRNLVLLDGRRMQPSNIQQVVDLNTIPTALIESIEVITGGASAVYGSDAIAGVVNVRTKQKFEGLKLDAQYGITEQGDGATSDISLTAGTNFAGGRGNVVVSGSYSHRDTINYQSRSFFRKNEGGTDLRLPTGVYAPGSNRPSQAALDALFAQYGVAAGSVVPASGISFNDDGTLFSASNGVFNYRGSQGGLLYSTGNQVNNLNTFLTLQSPLERYSAFGRATFDITDSVTAFAEANYSRYDTTILVEPGNASLSIPVNNAFIPADLQALLASRADPNANLTLEKRFYEAGPRVTERRLDMLQVTAGLRGKLSGLDGSWEIYGSHGRTKIDERSPGSVLKTSLASLINAADGGQSICAGGYNPFGVNPLSAECYAYLVASPERAVELEQDVIEANLQGRLFALPGGDARFAVGAAYRRNSYSSQPDAILSAGNVVGVPFTSASEGESNVKEGYVELFLPLIADKPFIHRLEASFGYRYSDYNLAGGVHTYKAEGNWQPVESFRIRGGYARAVRAPSVGELFVAPSGSTPGLGRVTNGQGDPCHGANPIHSGPNAAAIRALCVAQGVPDALVDGFVNLQDDSNATSVGNLGLKPEKADTFTLGATFNPRSSSPWLSGLALSVDYYDIRLKGAIGVVSSLQSVQKCFNLDGSNPNYAADNFFCANIERDPTTGRIENVLQPTLNLGGYKTRGIDFQVDYRLGLDALGASDRSSIGLNSVVTYLDSFKVQTTPGGSWAEYAGTVGGTSTSQPGSLPKWKAVTTLDYRAESFTLGGRWRFIDSMKAAARATNPASTTPGVPSYSLFDLFGELRVTPDYTLRAGINNLANKQPLVLNGVIGTTEASTYDVIGRSFYVALSAKF
- the rnc gene encoding ribonuclease III, whose translation is MSTPEFPVWIERTLGHKPKDVALFTRAMTHGSLDAPNYERLEFLGDRVLGLLMAEWLFELFPDEPEGKLSRRLNALVTRETCAEIGRQIGIVSYMRLGKQARDDGAAQSDNVLGDVVEALIGALYIEAGQDAARAFIRKAWSTIVKTQNTAPKHPKSALQEWAAANNRRPPVYEITDRSGPHHSPRFTVKVSIGTLAEASATGTSKQEAETAAARALLEQLG
- the era gene encoding GTPase Era translates to MTMNSLPLQRCGLVAVVGAPNAGKSTLVNALVGQKVAIVSPKAQTTRTRLMGVAIDGDNQIMLVDTPGIFEPRRRLDRAMVAAAWGGTQDADLIALVVDAKAGLGPKVESIVEALKDRREPKILILNKVDVANKGKLLVHAQRLTERVAFDEVFMVSAATGDGLPELKTALGMAMPEGPWHFPEDQVSDATDRMLAAEVTREQLYLQLHAELPYDSAVETEKYSEREDGSVEIHQQILVGRTSQRAIILGKGGQRLKEIGSRARAQLGELLGVRVHLYLHVKVNPDWEEDRSLYRDIGLDWVD
- the lepB gene encoding signal peptidase I, whose product is MNDTTPASAEPMAGPATKKKSETLDFLGFLLKLGILVFVIRSFIAAPFNIPSESMMPRLLVGDYLLVSKWNYGYSNYSLPFDVPLIPGRILPSTPERGDVVVFKAPPHQRQDYIKRVIGLPGDTVEISDGQVILNGKPVSRVKMDDIVLPETPTSNCLTAASIEQQKDGRVMCRYPRFRETLPNGKSYFVLDTTPRTAGDDTQLFTVPEGHIFLMGDNRDHSADSRFPAADNGAIGMVPVDNLVGKAWVSVFSTDGNADWLKPWTWVTAARWSRIGEGF